One Henriciella litoralis genomic window carries:
- the betB gene encoding betaine-aldehyde dehydrogenase produces MSYAIDLFIDGKRVAGEGETEFICRNPATGEEIGRFREASPDQIEAAIASATRAQKDWAAMPAEDRGRILRKAAEILRSRNDELARIEVQDTGKPIAEANVVDIQTGADAIEHYANLAGSLAGEYQDFGYGFYYTRREPVGVCGGIGAWNYPLQIACWKSAPALAAGNAMIFKPSELTPINAVALAEIYCEAGMPPGVFNVLQGERNPGAALAAHPAVAKVSLTGSAPTGRKVMEAASPRLKEVSLELGGKSPLIIFDDADPEYAARLAMYANFLTQGEICANGTRVFVQADVYDDVLEEIVKRTKTLRVGAPDDPETQIGALISENHLGVVSGFVERAREAGATILCGGHRVDVAGHQGGAFYAPTVIADSTDDMEHVREEIFGPVMTVLKFDTEDEVVARANQSDYGLAGGVVTKDLVRAHRVAASVQTGMFWINTYQAQPMQIPFGGYKQSGIGRENGWDVLDAYTQKKSVFVQMKPEDLPF; encoded by the coding sequence GTGAGCTACGCCATAGACCTGTTCATCGACGGAAAGCGTGTGGCCGGAGAGGGCGAGACAGAGTTCATCTGCCGCAATCCCGCCACAGGCGAAGAGATCGGCCGGTTCCGTGAGGCCAGTCCCGATCAGATCGAGGCCGCGATTGCATCTGCCACCCGGGCTCAAAAAGACTGGGCTGCGATGCCAGCGGAAGATCGCGGCCGGATCCTTCGCAAGGCGGCCGAGATTTTGCGGTCTCGCAACGACGAACTCGCACGCATTGAGGTGCAGGACACTGGCAAACCCATTGCCGAGGCCAACGTTGTCGATATCCAGACCGGTGCAGACGCGATCGAACATTATGCCAATCTCGCCGGCAGCCTGGCAGGTGAGTATCAGGATTTCGGATACGGCTTCTATTACACGCGCCGCGAACCAGTCGGCGTTTGCGGTGGTATCGGCGCCTGGAATTATCCGCTGCAGATAGCCTGCTGGAAGTCCGCCCCGGCGCTTGCGGCTGGAAATGCAATGATCTTCAAGCCGTCGGAGCTGACTCCAATAAATGCGGTGGCTCTAGCCGAGATCTATTGCGAGGCGGGTATGCCGCCCGGCGTCTTCAACGTCCTTCAGGGCGAACGAAACCCCGGCGCCGCGCTTGCCGCTCATCCGGCTGTCGCGAAGGTATCCTTGACCGGTAGCGCCCCGACTGGGCGCAAGGTGATGGAAGCGGCATCCCCGCGCCTGAAGGAAGTCTCGCTCGAGCTTGGTGGCAAGTCCCCGCTGATCATCTTTGATGATGCCGATCCTGAATATGCAGCGCGTCTCGCCATGTATGCGAACTTCCTGACCCAGGGCGAAATCTGCGCGAACGGCACGCGCGTCTTTGTTCAGGCTGACGTTTATGACGACGTCCTCGAAGAAATTGTGAAACGGACCAAGACGCTGAGAGTCGGCGCTCCGGATGATCCGGAAACGCAGATTGGCGCGCTTATCTCCGAGAACCATCTTGGTGTCGTAAGTGGCTTTGTTGAGCGGGCGCGCGAAGCTGGCGCGACGATCCTGTGCGGTGGTCACCGTGTCGATGTCGCGGGACATCAGGGGGGCGCGTTCTATGCGCCGACGGTCATCGCCGACAGCACGGACGATATGGAGCATGTTCGCGAGGAGATTTTCGGGCCGGTCATGACCGTTCTGAAGTTCGATACCGAGGACGAAGTCGTCGCCCGCGCAAACCAGTCCGACTACGGCCTGGCGGGCGGCGTGGTCACGAAAGATTTGGTCCGGGCCCATCGCGTAGCGGCGAGCGTTCAGACCGGCATGTTCTGGATCAACACCTACCAGGCCCAGCCAATGCAGATACCGTTCGGCGGCTACAAGCAGTCCGGCATTGGCCGTGAGAATGGCTGGGACGTCCTTGATGCCTACACCCAGAAGAAGAGCGTCTTTGTGCAGATGAAGCCCGAAGACCTTCCTTTCTGA
- a CDS encoding DNA polymerase III subunit delta', with product MTDRPALPLYGHQKAQGAFLKARAGHRLHHAWIVEGPSGIGKSRFVLRLAGMLLGAQGTEDDPAAAPPEDPVMQKILADAHPDLKHVTRQLNDKGNLKQDISVDQIRDLNSFFSLKPALGGWRIGILDSLDEMNTNGLNAVLKTLEEPPAQAIIFLISHATAPVLPTIKSRCQTLRLDPLSREDTARALAENDDEVAPGLVDLVNGRPGRAAELTGPKVLAAANAAQTLLRSLPRPNEAQLSNAIAAASEDDQSFRVFSEEVLRWLADRANDDAQWASTWFEAQQIVTTQKGLHMTGAQAASKLVSCLQSTAKAR from the coding sequence ATGACAGATCGACCCGCACTCCCGCTCTATGGGCATCAAAAAGCCCAAGGCGCATTCCTGAAGGCCCGCGCGGGCCATCGGCTTCATCACGCCTGGATCGTAGAGGGGCCTTCAGGGATCGGAAAATCCCGGTTCGTTCTGCGCCTTGCCGGCATGCTGCTCGGCGCGCAGGGGACGGAGGATGATCCAGCCGCTGCACCTCCGGAAGATCCCGTCATGCAGAAGATACTGGCTGACGCGCATCCCGACCTCAAACACGTGACGCGCCAGCTAAATGACAAGGGCAACCTCAAGCAGGACATCTCTGTCGATCAGATCCGGGATCTGAACAGTTTCTTCAGCCTGAAACCGGCCTTGGGCGGCTGGCGTATCGGCATTCTGGATTCGCTCGATGAGATGAACACCAACGGCCTCAACGCCGTTCTGAAAACGCTTGAAGAGCCGCCAGCTCAGGCCATAATTTTCCTGATATCTCACGCGACCGCACCGGTTCTTCCAACGATAAAATCCCGCTGTCAGACATTGCGGCTGGATCCGCTCAGCCGCGAAGATACAGCCCGCGCACTCGCCGAAAACGATGATGAAGTCGCGCCGGGGCTGGTAGATCTGGTCAATGGCAGACCCGGCCGCGCCGCCGAACTGACCGGACCAAAAGTACTTGCGGCAGCCAATGCCGCGCAAACACTTCTCAGATCGCTTCCAAGGCCGAATGAGGCCCAGTTATCAAATGCGATTGCCGCTGCATCAGAGGACGATCAGAGCTTCCGTGTGTTCTCCGAAGAAGTGCTCCGCTGGCTCGCCGACCGGGCAAATGACGACGCCCAATGGGCCAGCACATGGTTTGAGGCACAGCAAATTGTAACGACGCAGAAGGGCCTCCACATGACGGGGGCGCAAGCTGCGTCAAAGCTGGTATCGTGCCTTCAATCGACGGCCAAGGCCCGCTAG
- a CDS encoding phytanoyl-CoA dioxygenase family protein, whose protein sequence is MGATVERLPGSCSGEDINAALETDGVVIVENFLAPDLVKSLNEELQPYVDASKPREQKSMYDDFLGGYTVRLHGIAAKSASFPDVLIDPRIMTVMDSQLKPNCTDYRLSSAELIEIRGGETAQPIHRDDDSWPRAAQSAAPLVVNVMIALSEYTAENGATVVVPGSHKWDSDRHPKTEEITQAVMSPGSAAIFTGQTLHGGGQNVSGVPRRGLSVSYCHGWLVPVENSWLGIPLDTVRTLPHRAQSLLGYDLYDGTSRGSGLINMYEVGSPRALLDD, encoded by the coding sequence ATGGGTGCGACTGTTGAGAGGCTACCAGGTTCATGCTCTGGCGAGGATATCAATGCCGCGCTGGAAACAGATGGGGTTGTCATCGTGGAGAACTTTCTGGCGCCCGACCTCGTGAAATCGCTCAATGAGGAGCTTCAGCCCTACGTCGACGCCAGTAAACCCCGCGAACAAAAGAGCATGTATGATGACTTTCTCGGCGGCTACACGGTTCGCCTTCATGGCATTGCTGCAAAATCCGCGAGCTTTCCGGATGTCTTGATCGATCCACGGATCATGACCGTCATGGACAGTCAGCTCAAACCCAATTGTACCGATTATCGTCTAAGCTCCGCCGAACTCATCGAAATTCGGGGCGGAGAAACGGCCCAGCCAATACATCGCGATGATGATTCCTGGCCGCGCGCCGCCCAGAGCGCTGCGCCACTTGTCGTGAACGTCATGATCGCTCTCAGTGAATACACAGCAGAGAACGGTGCGACCGTGGTCGTCCCCGGCAGCCACAAATGGGACAGCGACCGCCACCCGAAAACCGAGGAAATTACGCAGGCCGTTATGTCGCCAGGCTCCGCCGCCATATTTACAGGGCAGACGCTGCATGGCGGTGGACAGAACGTCAGCGGCGTACCTCGCCGTGGCCTGTCGGTCTCTTATTGCCATGGCTGGCTGGTGCCTGTCGAAAATAGCTGGCTCGGCATTCCACTCGATACGGTTCGCACGCTGCCGCACCGCGCTCAAAGCCTGCTCGGCTATGATCTCTATGACGGCACAAGTCGCGGCAGCGGACTGATCAATATGTACGAAGTCGGTAGCCCGCGCGCACTGCTAGACGATTAG
- the betI gene encoding transcriptional regulator BetI: protein MGRAEKKLLRKQSLIEATVTCVTKYGYAQSTIQRIAAEAGLTGGTIYRHFNDKRDLFAATMRHLLKLVLAEEGEAVARADTDADRLKAVISSKFAPRLFNSAFCSVWLHFWANAQSDPAFARIERLSDRLLHRSLSRYARRVMAPEIADGFANEVSLIIDGLWIAHAQNADELTPHEANEIAQGCLTARLGR, encoded by the coding sequence ATGGGACGGGCAGAGAAAAAACTGTTGCGCAAGCAGAGCCTGATCGAGGCGACGGTTACCTGCGTCACCAAATATGGTTACGCGCAATCGACCATCCAGCGCATCGCCGCCGAGGCCGGCCTCACGGGTGGCACGATCTACCGTCATTTCAACGACAAGCGCGATCTCTTCGCGGCGACGATGCGCCACTTGTTGAAGCTTGTCCTGGCCGAGGAAGGCGAGGCCGTTGCAAGAGCTGATACAGATGCTGATCGGCTCAAGGCGGTCATCTCTTCAAAGTTTGCGCCCAGGCTTTTTAATTCAGCCTTCTGTTCCGTCTGGCTTCATTTCTGGGCCAATGCGCAGTCGGATCCTGCATTCGCGCGGATAGAGCGGCTCAGCGACCGGCTTTTGCACCGCAGTTTGAGCCGCTATGCCCGCCGTGTGATGGCGCCAGAGATTGCCGATGGCTTCGCCAATGAGGTGTCGCTCATCATTGACGGCCTCTGGATCGCGCACGCTCAGAACGCTGATGAACTGACGCCTCATGAGGCCAATGAAATCGCCCAAGGCTGCCTCACGGCAAGGCTTGGGCGATAG
- a CDS encoding D-alanyl-D-alanine carboxypeptidase family protein, which produces MPRLTLLAAAAMTFVIGLPASAQFIDTQAEYAVIMDYETQEVLYSKNGSEPMIPASMTKIMTAHVVYDSIEKGEISLSDELTVSERAWREGGWATGGSTMGLKIGETPTVEDLIRGVVILSGNDACIVLAEGLTGSEEAFAKLMTEVAQDMGLKSAHFKNASGLEAEGHVISAVDLARLAAMEIKKFPQYYKYYSEKEMTWNGITQGNRNPLLYTMDGADGLKTGHLSVSGYGLTASAVRDGQRRILVLNGLPSMQARAEEGERLMRLAFTAFDTRTITPGETPLATLPVWNGESRTVGVKLASDVRVAAHARAFDEATSEIVYDGPLKAPIAAGDEVARLVITIEGKDEPVTAPLIATESVGKLGFVGRAIEGLSLKLGNGSAE; this is translated from the coding sequence ATGCCCCGCCTGACATTGCTTGCCGCAGCTGCCATGACCTTTGTCATTGGCTTGCCGGCAAGCGCCCAATTTATCGATACCCAAGCCGAATACGCCGTCATCATGGATTATGAGACCCAGGAGGTCCTCTATTCCAAGAATGGCAGCGAGCCGATGATCCCGGCGTCGATGACAAAAATCATGACGGCGCACGTCGTCTATGACTCCATCGAAAAAGGCGAAATTTCTCTCAGCGATGAACTCACGGTCAGCGAGCGGGCCTGGCGCGAAGGTGGTTGGGCGACAGGCGGCTCAACGATGGGGCTGAAGATTGGCGAGACACCAACCGTTGAGGACCTCATCCGCGGTGTGGTCATTCTCTCTGGAAACGATGCCTGTATCGTTCTGGCTGAAGGGCTCACCGGCTCCGAAGAGGCGTTCGCCAAGCTGATGACCGAAGTTGCACAGGACATGGGGCTGAAAAGCGCACACTTCAAAAATGCCAGCGGCCTCGAAGCAGAAGGTCACGTAATTTCTGCTGTGGATCTTGCACGCCTTGCAGCCATGGAAATCAAGAAATTCCCCCAATATTACAAGTACTACTCCGAGAAAGAGATGACCTGGAACGGCATCACCCAGGGCAATCGCAATCCGCTTCTCTACACGATGGATGGCGCGGACGGTCTGAAAACAGGGCACTTGTCAGTATCTGGCTATGGCTTGACGGCATCCGCTGTCAGGGATGGTCAGAGACGCATTCTGGTCCTCAATGGCCTGCCATCAATGCAGGCCCGCGCAGAAGAAGGCGAACGCCTGATGCGTTTGGCGTTCACGGCCTTTGATACGCGCACCATCACACCCGGTGAAACGCCGCTGGCAACGCTCCCCGTCTGGAACGGCGAGTCCCGCACAGTCGGTGTAAAGCTTGCTTCCGATGTTCGCGTGGCGGCCCATGCACGCGCCTTCGATGAAGCCACGTCTGAAATCGTCTATGACGGCCCTCTTAAGGCCCCGATTGCAGCCGGAGACGAAGTCGCGCGTCTGGTCATTACAATTGAGGGCAAGGATGAGCCGGTCACGGCCCCTCTAATCGCGACTGAATCGGTTGGAAAACTTGGATTTGTTGGCCGGGCCATCGAAGGGCTTAGCCTGAAGCTTGGTAACGGCTCTGCAGAATGA
- the betI gene encoding transcriptional regulator BetI: MQTAPRQRRHRDQSQRHLVDATIAAIYKHGFHDATTQRIAEEAKLSAGNIHYHFGSKEELFAAAMRQLMSDISDTLVYQLGKADTPLARAHAIIRANLSEPLYTHRNCFVWLQFWSETARSEELARLERINALRFRRNLLDALVKLLPREEAERIVQELVAMVDGLWLRKAQKDQAVTPDAACAMVFSYLERRLDSAAGQGG, from the coding sequence ATGCAGACAGCGCCTCGCCAACGACGCCATCGCGATCAAAGCCAGAGACATCTGGTCGATGCGACAATTGCGGCGATCTACAAGCATGGGTTCCATGACGCCACGACGCAGAGAATAGCCGAAGAGGCGAAACTGTCCGCAGGCAACATCCACTACCATTTCGGCTCGAAGGAAGAGCTGTTTGCCGCGGCCATGCGTCAGCTGATGTCCGATATCAGTGACACACTCGTCTATCAGCTGGGCAAGGCTGACACGCCCTTGGCGCGGGCTCATGCAATCATTCGGGCCAACCTGTCTGAACCACTTTATACTCATCGCAACTGTTTCGTCTGGCTTCAGTTCTGGTCCGAGACGGCGAGGTCTGAAGAGTTGGCCCGGCTTGAGCGCATCAACGCCTTGCGCTTTCGCCGTAACCTTCTTGATGCCCTGGTTAAGCTTCTTCCGCGTGAGGAGGCTGAGCGCATCGTTCAGGAGCTGGTCGCGATGGTAGATGGGCTCTGGCTTCGCAAGGCTCAGAAGGATCAAGCCGTGACGCCCGACGCCGCGTGCGCCATGGTCTTTTCCTATCTTGAGCGCAGGCTCGACTCTGCGGCAGGGCAGGGGGGATAA
- a CDS encoding NAD(P)-dependent oxidoreductase, which translates to MRVGFIGLGNMGANMAMVLQRSGLQLKVHDIEKAHAAQHIEAGASWAETPAECARDVDLLITSLPKPDIVDTVMRGEAGVFEGLGEGTIWVDTTTNDAGLVIELAEQAEKLGVKTVDSPVTGAVDGARRGELTLFAGGEDDALDAVEPILSRMGRVIRCGKLGTGNAVKLVTNYLWFTHAAVIGEGLMLGRRAGVPLDVLWDAIKDSVGDSFVARHDAPSIFAGHYDPSFTLDLCLKDLRLCAALAERGNVPIPIGARVRDRFTDAAEAYGGGAGELHVAKLIEDAVGQDLRLEGDWPLHWEA; encoded by the coding sequence ATGCGCGTTGGATTTATCGGTCTCGGAAATATGGGCGCCAACATGGCGATGGTGCTGCAGCGCTCAGGCCTGCAACTGAAAGTGCACGATATTGAAAAGGCTCATGCTGCCCAGCATATCGAGGCTGGCGCGAGCTGGGCCGAAACGCCGGCAGAGTGCGCTCGTGATGTCGACCTTCTGATCACCTCCCTCCCCAAGCCCGACATTGTTGACACCGTCATGCGCGGCGAAGCGGGTGTCTTTGAAGGGCTCGGCGAAGGCACAATCTGGGTGGACACCACCACAAATGATGCGGGCCTGGTCATTGAACTGGCCGAACAGGCCGAAAAGCTTGGCGTCAAAACGGTCGACTCGCCCGTCACCGGAGCCGTCGATGGCGCCCGGCGTGGTGAGCTGACGCTGTTTGCCGGCGGCGAGGACGACGCTCTGGATGCCGTTGAACCGATCCTGTCGCGCATGGGCCGCGTGATCCGCTGCGGGAAGCTTGGCACAGGGAATGCGGTGAAGCTGGTTACCAATTATCTCTGGTTCACGCATGCCGCCGTCATTGGCGAAGGCTTGATGCTGGGTCGGCGCGCCGGTGTCCCGCTTGACGTGTTGTGGGACGCCATCAAGGACAGTGTCGGCGACAGCTTTGTCGCCCGCCATGATGCGCCATCCATCTTCGCCGGCCACTATGATCCGTCCTTCACCCTGGACCTCTGCCTCAAGGATCTGCGCCTGTGCGCAGCGTTGGCAGAGAGAGGCAATGTCCCGATTCCAATCGGCGCCCGCGTGCGCGACCGCTTCACCGATGCCGCCGAAGCCTATGGCGGCGGCGCGGGTGAACTTCACGTCGCGAAACTGATTGAGGATGCCGTTGGCCAAGACTTGCGCCTTGAGGGCGATTGGCCGCTACACTGGGAGGCCTGA
- a CDS encoding septal ring lytic transglycosylase RlpA family protein, with protein sequence MKLVPVRAATAHQRIAPKSSAGYPGDALKTLAPAAVSGPAVSPVSATVTLEETGLASWYGQAFDGKLTANGEIFDVNAMTAAHPTLPLPSLVQVINRENGREVVVRVNDRGPFVADRIIDLSRRAADALDLTDQGTAEVSIRYLGPAPAINIEAPSLSLVANERQAVTSEPLQLVSAETQAPRRPSLYDQDILLGGAEPSLGVPDPGQSVPTPARTAPKVTYAAATPQAHSPAPTPASYTPQSASAGFNPGVYVQIGSFSDISNAQQMSATVDRNFNTDIEAARVKGADYFRVFIGPFPTKDAAERAKLQMKSNGIRDGFLVLR encoded by the coding sequence GTGAAACTGGTTCCCGTTCGCGCAGCAACCGCTCACCAGCGCATCGCGCCGAAGTCCAGCGCCGGCTATCCCGGTGATGCCCTCAAAACGCTGGCACCCGCAGCGGTTTCCGGACCTGCTGTTTCACCAGTCTCTGCGACTGTCACACTGGAGGAAACCGGTCTGGCTTCCTGGTATGGCCAGGCTTTTGACGGAAAGCTGACTGCAAACGGCGAAATCTTCGACGTAAATGCCATGACGGCGGCTCACCCCACGCTCCCGCTGCCTAGTCTCGTGCAGGTGATCAATCGCGAAAATGGCCGTGAAGTTGTTGTTCGCGTCAATGATCGTGGCCCGTTCGTCGCCGATCGTATCATCGATTTGTCCCGCCGAGCGGCAGATGCGCTGGATCTGACCGATCAGGGTACTGCTGAGGTCTCTATCCGGTATCTCGGACCAGCGCCCGCCATCAATATCGAGGCGCCATCCCTCAGCCTTGTCGCGAATGAACGCCAAGCGGTCACAAGCGAACCGCTTCAACTCGTGTCGGCTGAAACGCAGGCGCCTCGCCGTCCTTCGCTCTACGACCAGGATATTCTGCTCGGTGGCGCAGAGCCTTCGCTTGGCGTTCCAGATCCAGGCCAGAGCGTGCCAACGCCTGCAAGGACTGCGCCCAAAGTCACTTACGCAGCTGCGACACCGCAAGCCCATTCCCCAGCGCCGACACCGGCAAGCTACACGCCGCAGTCTGCTTCAGCTGGCTTCAACCCCGGTGTTTATGTCCAGATCGGCTCATTTTCCGACATCAGCAACGCACAGCAGATGAGCGCCACAGTTGATCGCAACTTCAACACCGACATTGAAGCTGCGCGTGTGAAAGGTGCCGACTACTTCCGGGTCTTCATCGGACCGTTCCCCACAAAGGATGCGGCCGAGCGCGCCAAGCTTCAGATGAAGTCAAACGGCATACGTGATGGATTTCTTGTCCTCAGATAA
- the tmk gene encoding dTMP kinase, with protein sequence MTARGRFITIEGGEGTGKSTLIEALAQHLRSQGLSVVVTREPGGTPLAEKARELVLSTSEDDSWSGLAQTLLVSAARADHIEKRIEPALSAGSWVLCDRFADSTRVYQRLSGASPADIETITALAVADTGPDLTLLLDGPVKDLLGRRESRGVSDTFESRPISFHEDVRKEFLALAAGEPDRFVILDAMKSPDEVLGDAIAALASRLSLS encoded by the coding sequence ATGACGGCCCGCGGGCGCTTCATAACGATTGAAGGCGGCGAAGGCACCGGCAAGTCGACATTGATTGAAGCGCTTGCCCAACACCTTCGCAGCCAGGGACTGTCTGTCGTCGTGACGCGTGAGCCCGGCGGTACACCGCTGGCAGAAAAGGCGCGGGAGCTGGTGCTGTCCACCTCAGAGGACGATAGCTGGAGCGGCCTTGCACAGACCTTGCTCGTGAGCGCCGCGCGCGCCGATCACATTGAGAAACGTATCGAACCGGCTCTTTCGGCTGGGTCATGGGTTTTGTGTGACAGGTTCGCTGACTCGACCCGCGTCTATCAGCGCCTAAGCGGGGCGAGCCCAGCCGACATCGAGACCATAACGGCCTTAGCCGTTGCAGATACCGGGCCCGACCTGACCTTGCTACTTGATGGACCGGTTAAAGATCTGCTCGGCCGACGTGAGAGCAGAGGTGTATCTGACACATTTGAATCCCGCCCCATCAGCTTTCATGAAGACGTTCGAAAAGAATTTCTGGCTCTGGCGGCGGGAGAACCTGATCGGTTTGTGATCCTTGATGCAATGAAGTCGCCTGACGAGGTTCTTGGCGACGCCATTGCCGCGCTGGCCTCAAGACTGAGCCTCTCATGA
- a CDS encoding TonB-dependent receptor — MKKTDRWSLMMGAASTLVLSIAAPAMAQNADQKDSRSRVLQTVKVTAERREASQQDVPITVATVDERMLSEGDYRTSEDLAQQIPGLQIKSSFSASNPTIFIRGVGINDFNPANSGAIGVMIDDMFYNSTTGQLFQLFDLDRVEVLKGPQGTLYGRNTTGGVLSIHTKEPGFETGGYVNATYGRFNQLDLEGAFTLPVSDTLSFRLSGVSNTRDGTRDIAFPDGTSREKNDVDFQAARLQMLFEPNDALKILGKLEYGKSSATSRSYESQGLINFTTGQYGLADYDGVCGGRGAAVCGDAFGYVDNSDPYSGAENLKDTPEEVEAFTANLRVEWDLGNFELTSVTGYLDTNREAILEVDASPNRLVEEYIKDGSEQFSQELRLASKWEGPLSLIAGAFYLQDELTGQDSFELLAGLNPTPGTPYFDATNFILRTDRFYTQKTDTFAVFAQSDYELTDRLTATLGARFTWEERTLDHVAYAGPVDAVPLTEKVPVYATLLDTSNFATDELTFEEPTFRAALSYDVSDDVMMYASVSRGFKSGGFNTGATSDPIEASVVKPEKLMAYEAGVKSEWFDRSLRANASVFYYDYTDLQVFGLAPGAVPTQTLFNAEEAEIKGLEFDLTALPASGLELSLAGTYLDAEYTKFVTPIGQDFSGNTMVAAPEWSLVARGRYDTGPIWGDLGLVVSADAAYTGDQYFDTQNTDRLAQDGYWLANARLALRPQTGRWEVAAFVKNIADEEYTVDAYDVADFGFDELVYGDPRTYGVSLTYRFGSD; from the coding sequence ATGAAGAAAACAGATCGATGGTCCCTGATGATGGGGGCTGCATCCACTCTTGTTCTGTCTATCGCGGCGCCTGCCATGGCGCAGAATGCGGACCAGAAAGATAGCCGCAGCCGCGTCCTTCAGACCGTAAAGGTGACCGCTGAGCGCAGAGAAGCCTCACAGCAGGATGTCCCAATCACAGTCGCGACTGTCGATGAGCGGATGTTGAGCGAGGGCGACTATCGCACCAGCGAGGATCTTGCCCAGCAGATCCCGGGCCTGCAGATCAAGTCGTCTTTCTCGGCATCAAACCCGACCATCTTTATCCGCGGCGTCGGCATAAATGACTTCAACCCCGCCAATAGCGGCGCGATCGGCGTCATGATCGATGACATGTTCTATAACTCGACCACTGGTCAGCTTTTCCAGCTATTCGATCTGGACCGGGTGGAAGTGCTGAAGGGTCCGCAGGGGACGCTCTATGGCCGTAACACCACTGGCGGCGTTCTGAGCATTCATACCAAGGAGCCTGGCTTCGAGACGGGCGGTTATGTCAACGCGACCTATGGCCGGTTCAATCAGTTGGACCTTGAGGGCGCCTTCACGCTTCCTGTGAGCGACACGCTCTCTTTCCGCCTGTCCGGCGTCTCCAATACACGTGATGGCACGCGCGACATCGCTTTTCCGGACGGAACCAGCCGCGAAAAGAACGACGTCGATTTCCAGGCTGCCCGGCTGCAAATGCTGTTCGAGCCGAACGATGCACTGAAAATTCTCGGCAAGCTGGAATATGGCAAGAGCAGCGCGACCTCTCGCTCCTATGAGAGCCAGGGTCTGATCAATTTCACAACGGGGCAGTATGGCCTTGCCGACTATGACGGCGTCTGCGGCGGCCGCGGCGCTGCGGTCTGCGGCGATGCTTTCGGCTATGTCGATAATTCCGATCCGTATTCTGGCGCAGAAAACCTCAAGGATACGCCGGAGGAGGTCGAGGCCTTCACAGCGAATCTGCGGGTCGAATGGGACCTCGGAAACTTTGAGTTGACCTCCGTTACAGGGTATCTGGACACCAACAGGGAAGCGATCCTTGAAGTCGACGCGTCGCCGAACCGGCTTGTCGAAGAATATATCAAGGATGGGTCTGAACAGTTCAGCCAGGAGCTACGCCTCGCATCGAAATGGGAAGGTCCGCTCAGCCTGATCGCAGGCGCGTTCTATCTTCAGGATGAGCTGACCGGTCAGGATTCGTTTGAGCTGCTTGCCGGCCTCAACCCGACGCCCGGCACGCCGTATTTCGATGCCACCAATTTCATTCTGCGGACAGACCGTTTCTATACCCAGAAGACCGACACCTTCGCCGTGTTCGCCCAGTCCGACTATGAGCTGACGGATCGGTTGACCGCCACGCTTGGCGCCCGTTTCACCTGGGAGGAGCGTACACTCGATCACGTTGCCTATGCCGGGCCCGTCGACGCTGTCCCGCTTACAGAAAAGGTTCCCGTTTATGCGACGTTGCTCGACACGAGCAATTTTGCAACGGATGAACTTACGTTCGAGGAGCCGACCTTCCGCGCCGCGCTTTCCTATGATGTCAGCGATGACGTGATGATGTACGCGTCTGTGTCGCGGGGCTTCAAGAGCGGTGGCTTCAATACCGGCGCGACGTCAGATCCGATCGAAGCCTCGGTGGTCAAACCTGAAAAGCTGATGGCCTACGAGGCCGGCGTGAAATCTGAATGGTTTGACCGCTCGCTTCGCGCCAATGCGTCGGTTTTCTATTACGATTATACCGATCTTCAGGTCTTTGGCCTCGCGCCGGGAGCTGTTCCAACACAGACCCTGTTCAACGCCGAAGAGGCCGAGATCAAGGGGCTTGAGTTTGACCTTACGGCTCTTCCAGCTTCAGGCCTCGAACTGTCGCTCGCCGGGACGTATCTCGATGCTGAGTACACGAAATTCGTGACGCCGATCGGACAGGACTTCTCCGGCAATACGATGGTGGCAGCGCCGGAATGGAGCCTTGTGGCGCGTGGACGGTACGATACCGGCCCGATCTGGGGTGACCTCGGTCTCGTGGTCAGCGCCGATGCAGCTTATACAGGCGATCAGTACTTCGACACGCAAAATACCGATCGGCTTGCTCAGGACGGCTACTGGCTGGCGAACGCCCGTCTTGCGCTACGCCCGCAGACCGGACGCTGGGAAGTTGCAGCGTTCGTGAAGAATATCGCCGACGAGGAGTATACCGTCGACGCCTATGATGTGGCTGATTTCGGCTTCGATGAACTGGTTTACGGCGACCCCCGGACTTACGGCGTCAGCCTGACCTATAGATTCGGGAGTGACTAG